In Neovison vison isolate M4711 chromosome 11, ASM_NN_V1, whole genome shotgun sequence, one genomic interval encodes:
- the LOC122890064 gene encoding antifreeze protein Maxi-like: MASAVQAASGQKVVAVQASVALVVAALSAAAQAVLAAEAAAAQTMVWSVQAALAQSCTAQAATAWASTAPAAAAAASAAVAAVEQTAALAQTALAAQAVLATQAADPAQMAATQMAATQMPEGAAEEAAAAAPGRPSN, encoded by the coding sequence ATGGCGTCGGCGGTTCAGGCGGCCTCTGGGCAGAAAGTGGTGGCGGTGCAGGCGTCGGTCGCTTTGGTGGTGGCGGCATTGTCGGCTGCGGCACAGGCGGTGTTGGCTGCGGAAGCGGCGGCAGCACAGACGATGGTGTGGTCAGTGCAAGCGGCATTGGCGCAGAGTTGTACTGCACAAGCGGCAACCGCTTGGGCGTCCACGGCtccagcagcggcagcagcagcgtCCGCGGCGGTAGCAGCGGTGGAGCAGACAGCGGCGTTGGCGCAGACTGCGTTGGCTGCACAAGCGGTGTTGGCGACTCAAGCGGCGGATCCGGCACAGATGGCAGCAACACAGATGGCAGCAACGCAGATGCCGGAGGGGGCTGCGGAAGAGGCGGCAGCGGCAGCTCCAGGGAGGCccagcaactga